The Zingiber officinale cultivar Zhangliang chromosome 10A, Zo_v1.1, whole genome shotgun sequence genome contains a region encoding:
- the LOC122026802 gene encoding probable ubiquitin-conjugating enzyme E2 23 gives MYEVWGSTSILRTYYNIVDIDFACISNTPNIVKAIDDNEIQVEITWIDGSETTEITSDVTVVDRRFKHGKVVASAVSTQQLGLVMNANISVDLLSMDGKVIRNVCSKDLKPIKEVNVHDFVLLGSAFGKVKKTVDIVTILSDDGSICEAIDVNPLELRPLLKYTRNCPYYPGQRVRSVLNTVFKSTRWISGSRKANRLEGTIIKVHPASVNIDWIYPLDLNDTELPPVAWHNPKDLTMLSFFTYTQWKLIAFCQLPSCQQPPSVVSKGTSTSKETNDTKSTEGSQESWPDYDKMLQNILSKREMKALKKSLEKEESFEKCFFILNTYTTVDVIWQNGTKEYEVQSTSLILSSQNDDQFFLGNFVTKKTLSEEGDSIECNRVGVVVSVNFEDRIVCVRWSDKLKQLDREELVSAYDLDIEYKYCYGDFAVRVSSTPIDDVTILSNFGNIVDFRGGDVVVAWADGVISKVEPQEIVVIILNDDETGADTSDSNGQETNSVNNGEDTTTSLEVSAGESQEDNISEYKFEHYDITENATSREVTGDTQEDNIREYEFKHFDIIENATGHHYYGGDKTDNSGREWASRVQREWKILQKNLPDDIYVRAFEERMDLIRAAIIGADGTPYQNGIFFFDLYLPPDYPKVPPVIE, from the exons ATGTACGAAGTATGGGGGTCGACCTCCATACTTCGTACATATTACAACATCGTCGATATAGACTTCGCTTGTATTAGCAACACTCCCAATATCGTTAAAGCTATTGATGACAACGAGATACAAGTCGAAATAACTTGGATTGATGGTTCTGAGACCACAGAAATTACTAGTGATGTTACCGTAGTGGACAGAAGATTCAAGCACGGTAAGGTTGTTGCTTCTGCTGTATCAACACAACAATTAGGCCTTGTTATGAATGCCAATATTTCGGTTGATTTACTTTCTATGGATGGGAAAGTGATAAGAAATGTCTGTTCTAAAGATCTCAAACCCATAAAAGAAGTCAATGTCCATGATTTTGTACTTCTGGGTTCTGCATTTGGCAAGGTAAAGAAAACCGTAGATATTGTTACCATTCTATCTGACGATGGATCCATATGTGAAGCAATTGACGTTAATCCTTTGGAACTGAGACCTCTTTTGAAGTACACTAGAAATTGCCCGTACTATCCGGGTCAAAGGGTAAGATCTGTTTTAAACACTGTTTTCAAAAGTACTAGATGGATTTCTGGCTCGCGCAAAGCTAATCGTCTTGAAGGCACTATCATCAAAGTTCACCCAGCTTCTGTGAATATCGATTGGATATATCCTTTGGATCTGAATGATACTGAGCTGCCACCTGTTGCTTGGCACAATCCGAAGGACTTAACTATGTTGTCTTTCTTTACCTACACACAATGGAAATTAATTGCTTTTTGTCAACTTCCATCTTGTCAGCAGCCACCATCTGTTGTTTCTAAAGGTACTTCAACTTCCAAAGAGACAAATGACACCAAGTCCACTGAGGGTTCTCAGGAAAGCTGGCCTGACTACGATAAAATGCTACAGAACATCTTATCTAAGAGAGAGATGAAAGCTTTGAAGAAATCTTTGGAAAAAGAAGAaagttttgaaaagtgttttttCATATTAAACACATACACAACGGTTGATGTGATATGGCAGAATGGGACGAAAGAATATGAGGTGCAATCGACATCATTAATTCTGAGTTCTCAAAATGACGATCAATTCTTCCTTGGAAATTTTGTGACAAAAAAGACATTAAGCGAAGAAGGTGATTCTATTGAATGCAACCGTGTTGGTGTAGTTGTAAGTGTGAATTTTGAGGATAGAATTGTATGTGTAAGATGGAGTGACAAATTAAAACAATTGGATCGTGAGGAACTTGTTAGTGCATATGATCTTGATATAGAATATAAGTACTGCTATGGCGATTTTGCTGTGCGCGTCTCTAGTACTCCAATAGATGATGTAACAATTTTATCTAACTTTGGTAACATAGTTGATTTTCGAGGTGGTGATGTTGTAGTTGCATGGGCAGATGGGGTGATATCAAAG gttgaACCTCAAGAAATTGTAGTCATTATTTTAAATGATGATGAAACTGGGGCGGATACATCTGACAGTAATGGACAG GAAACTAATTCAGTGAACAATGGCGAGGACACTACAACATCACTAGAAGTTAGCGCTGGTGAATCACAAGAAGACAACATTAGTGAATATAAATTCGAACATTATGATATTACTGAAAATGCAACATCACGAGAAGTTACTGGTGATACACAAGAAGACAACATTAGAGAATATGAAttcaaacactttgatattattgaaAATGCAACGGGTCATCATTATTATGGCGGCGATAAGACG GATAATAGTGGAAGGGAATGGGCTAGTAGAGTTCAACGAGAATGGAAGATTCTTCAGAAAAATCTACCTG ATGATATTTACGTTCGAGCATTTGAGGAACGAATGGATTTAATAAGGGCTGCAATAATAGGAGCAGATGGGACGCCATATCAAAATGGCATATTTTTCTTTGACTTATATCTTCCTCCAGACTACCCTAAAGTCCCACCGGTAATTGAATAA